In the genome of Carnobacterium viridans, one region contains:
- the gatC gene encoding Asp-tRNA(Asn)/Glu-tRNA(Gln) amidotransferase subunit GatC: MAITEEDVKHVAKLAKLEISDKSITHFTEQMDAIMHMVEQLDELDTENVPVMVHGLRTYNVMREDKAVPGTDRELLFKNVKEEKDGLIKVPAIMDNGEAGA, encoded by the coding sequence ATGGCTATTACTGAAGAGGACGTAAAACACGTCGCAAAATTAGCAAAACTAGAAATTAGTGATAAAAGTATTACCCATTTCACAGAACAAATGGATGCTATTATGCATATGGTAGAACAATTAGATGAGTTAGATACTGAAAATGTGCCCGTAATGGTTCATGGCTTGCGTACGTACAACGTTATGCGTGAAGACAAAGCCGTTCCAGGAACTGATCGCGAATTGTTATTTAAAAATGTTAAAGAAGAAAAAGACGGCTTAATTAAAGTTCCTGCAATAAT
- a CDS encoding alpha/beta fold hydrolase gives MKITIRKRTLGTIPLLEVVPRKQRNDLLPLIIYYHGWQSSKELNLTQARYLAHQGFRVLLPDAVNHGERKQPISKIPSLTFWQSIHSNLFEFGFIIDYFRKIGFVNDVIGIGGTSMGGITTCALLTHHPEIKAAACLMGSPKLLAYQERIVEHAKRLNRYLPQDYDELLNWIPNYDLSLHPETLQGRPLFLWHGKQDQIVPYQHAADFAEEQKELSNIYFTDEDEVHLVKTSTMREVTTFFVNELM, from the coding sequence TTGAAAATAACCATTCGAAAAAGAACATTAGGAACCATACCGTTACTGGAAGTCGTACCAAGGAAACAGCGAAATGATCTATTGCCATTGATCATTTATTATCATGGCTGGCAATCATCAAAAGAATTGAATTTGACACAAGCTCGTTACTTAGCACATCAAGGATTTCGTGTATTACTGCCCGATGCCGTAAATCACGGAGAACGCAAACAGCCGATTTCAAAAATTCCTTCCTTGACCTTTTGGCAGAGTATTCACTCGAATCTATTTGAATTTGGTTTCATCATTGATTATTTCCGTAAGATTGGGTTCGTTAATGACGTGATTGGGATTGGGGGAACATCCATGGGTGGAATCACGACCTGTGCCCTATTGACCCATCACCCCGAAATCAAAGCAGCAGCTTGTTTGATGGGATCGCCCAAATTACTAGCCTATCAAGAACGTATTGTAGAACATGCCAAAAGATTAAACCGATACTTGCCACAAGACTATGATGAATTATTGAATTGGATTCCAAATTACGATCTGTCGTTACACCCAGAGACACTACAAGGTCGGCCATTATTTCTTTGGCATGGAAAACAAGACCAGATCGTACCTTATCAACACGCTGCTGATTTTGCTGAAGAACAAAAGGAACTGTCCAATATTTATTTTACGGACGAAGACGAAGTTCATCTGGTGAAGACAAGCACTATGAGAGAAGTCACAACATTTTTTGTGAACGAACTAATGTAA
- a CDS encoding CamS family sex pheromone protein: MNKKAIALMAACVFLLSACQTKDPDIKETESVGEETETTSQLSGDYYSAIITDGTYKTSLNRGITLGLNSNVNLKAFETGLMDLSQSHFSPDSYYFQEGQYIDAETTSKWLARATEKNPEGLNPEDNGKLEPNERNPIYLDSLLEQNYMVKDGDGFTLGGISIGLAMNTVDYYTQKEFGAEYETKISREELLAEGKKMADKIVQRLRETEGVGDIPIVVGIFEQSTKDNLAGGVYISETISQDGATTVQDWKSINQKKVIFPTSGEESTELSSFENFKSEIENFFPNLSGVTAEALYTDDQIVNMKVAINTQFYGESEIIAFTQNVAEKASSYLLPNIPIEITIKSVNGTEAFLSRKSGETEFYTHVFD, encoded by the coding sequence ATGAACAAAAAAGCAATTGCCTTAATGGCTGCCTGTGTATTTCTTTTAAGTGCCTGCCAAACAAAAGATCCGGATATAAAAGAAACAGAGTCTGTTGGTGAAGAAACTGAAACAACAAGCCAATTATCAGGCGATTATTACAGTGCAATCATTACGGATGGAACTTACAAAACCAGTTTAAACAGAGGGATAACATTAGGTTTAAACTCAAATGTAAACTTAAAGGCATTTGAGACTGGATTAATGGATTTATCACAAAGCCATTTTTCACCAGATTCTTATTACTTTCAAGAAGGTCAATACATTGATGCTGAAACCACTAGTAAATGGTTAGCCCGCGCGACTGAAAAGAATCCAGAAGGCTTAAACCCAGAAGACAATGGAAAACTTGAACCGAATGAGCGAAATCCCATTTATTTAGATTCATTGTTGGAACAGAATTATATGGTAAAGGATGGGGATGGATTCACACTAGGTGGGATTTCTATCGGTTTAGCAATGAATACGGTAGATTATTACACACAAAAAGAGTTCGGTGCAGAATATGAAACAAAAATTTCGCGAGAAGAATTATTAGCAGAAGGAAAAAAAATGGCTGATAAGATTGTGCAACGCTTACGGGAAACGGAAGGTGTTGGGGATATTCCAATCGTTGTCGGTATCTTTGAACAATCTACAAAAGATAATTTAGCTGGCGGAGTATATATTTCAGAAACAATAAGCCAAGATGGGGCAACTACAGTACAGGATTGGAAGTCTATCAATCAAAAGAAAGTGATTTTTCCAACTAGTGGAGAAGAAAGTACGGAGCTGTCCAGCTTTGAAAATTTCAAATCAGAAATTGAAAATTTCTTTCCAAACTTAAGTGGTGTCACAGCTGAAGCACTTTATACGGATGACCAAATTGTGAATATGAAAGTAGCCATCAATACACAATTTTATGGAGAAAGTGAGATCATTGCGTTTACCCAAAATGTCGCTGAAAAAGCCTCTTCGTATCTATTACCCAATATACCAATAGAAATTACGATAAAATCAGTAAACGGTACGGAAGCATTTTTATCTCGAAAATCAGGCGAAACCGAATTCTATACCCACGTATTTGATTAG
- the ligA gene encoding NAD-dependent DNA ligase LigA, translated as MSTQDFESAKQRVFDLRSLLDKYSYEYYVKDAPSIPDTDYDKLYHELVALEEAFPDLISNDSPTQRIGGTILPGFEKVVHEVPMLSLGNAFNEGDLLDFDRRIKKITDQPFSYICELKIDGLAVSLKYENGKLVRAATRGDGTVGENVTQNIRTVKSVPLRLKNPYSIEVRGECYMPKDSFIKLNQEREENGEAIFANPRNAAAGGLRNLDPKVTAKRNLNTFLYTIGDFGELTAVSQEDALHQLDELGLRTNHDRKVFQTIEEVWAYTQEFQEKRTALPYEIDGIVIKINEFAVQEEVGFTVKAPRWAIAYKFPAEEAHTVIRDIEWSVGRTGVVTPTAIMDPVQLAGTTVQRASLHNEDLIHERDIRLLDTVVVHKAGDIIPEVTRVILDERPEDSQPYLIPTHCPACDSDLIHLEEEVALRCMNPKCPAQITEGLSHFVSRNAMNIDGLGIRVLMQMFEKDMVHDVADLYTLTFDQLVTLDKIKEKSANNLLNAIDASRSNSLERLLFGLGIRHVGAKAAKLIAERFETMEAVQQAKKDMIISIEGIGEIIAESVVAYFSLPEVNELIQELKNSRVNMTYLGKKKEEVATVDSYFNGKTIVLTGKLTHFTREEAKERIENLGGNVTGSVSKKTDLVVAGEEAGSKLTKAESLNILVWDEDQLLETLEGEE; from the coding sequence ATGTCCACACAAGATTTTGAATCTGCAAAACAACGGGTATTCGATTTGCGGTCGTTATTAGATAAATACAGCTATGAATATTATGTGAAGGATGCGCCATCGATACCCGACACGGATTATGATAAGTTATACCATGAATTAGTTGCTTTGGAAGAAGCATTTCCGGACTTAATCAGTAATGATTCTCCTACACAACGTATTGGAGGAACAATTCTGCCTGGTTTTGAAAAAGTGGTTCATGAAGTACCTATGTTAAGTCTTGGAAATGCATTTAACGAAGGGGACCTACTTGATTTTGATCGCCGTATCAAAAAAATAACGGATCAACCATTTAGCTACATTTGTGAGCTGAAAATTGATGGTTTAGCCGTATCGTTAAAGTATGAAAACGGGAAGCTGGTTCGTGCTGCTACACGTGGTGATGGAACCGTGGGTGAGAACGTGACTCAAAATATTCGTACCGTTAAGTCGGTTCCGTTGCGCTTAAAAAATCCTTATTCTATTGAAGTACGTGGAGAATGCTACATGCCCAAAGATTCCTTTATTAAATTGAACCAAGAACGCGAAGAAAATGGAGAAGCGATTTTTGCAAACCCAAGGAACGCAGCAGCTGGCGGATTGCGTAATTTAGATCCAAAAGTGACAGCTAAACGAAATTTAAATACCTTTTTATATACGATTGGCGATTTTGGTGAATTAACAGCTGTAAGCCAAGAAGACGCATTGCACCAATTAGATGAATTGGGACTGCGAACCAATCATGACCGCAAAGTGTTCCAAACAATTGAAGAAGTATGGGCATATACTCAAGAATTTCAAGAAAAAAGAACGGCTTTGCCTTATGAAATCGATGGCATCGTAATCAAGATAAATGAGTTTGCAGTTCAAGAAGAAGTTGGTTTTACCGTTAAAGCTCCTAGATGGGCGATTGCCTATAAGTTTCCGGCAGAAGAAGCTCATACAGTAATTCGTGATATCGAATGGTCAGTCGGCCGAACGGGAGTCGTGACGCCAACAGCTATTATGGATCCTGTCCAATTAGCGGGCACGACGGTTCAGCGAGCAAGTCTGCATAATGAAGATTTGATCCACGAACGGGACATCCGTTTATTGGATACTGTAGTCGTTCATAAAGCAGGAGATATTATTCCAGAAGTCACTCGCGTCATTTTGGATGAACGACCTGAAGACAGCCAACCTTATTTGATTCCGACACACTGTCCGGCTTGTGACAGTGATTTGATTCATTTGGAAGAAGAAGTAGCTTTGCGCTGCATGAATCCCAAGTGTCCAGCTCAAATTACGGAAGGCTTATCTCATTTTGTTTCTCGTAACGCGATGAATATTGACGGCTTAGGCATTAGAGTATTAATGCAAATGTTTGAAAAAGATATGGTTCACGATGTAGCAGACCTTTATACATTAACGTTTGACCAACTGGTTACGTTAGATAAAATCAAAGAAAAATCAGCTAATAATCTACTAAATGCTATTGATGCAAGTCGCAGCAATTCATTAGAAAGACTGCTCTTTGGATTAGGCATTCGTCATGTAGGAGCAAAAGCGGCTAAATTAATTGCAGAACGCTTTGAAACAATGGAAGCTGTACAGCAAGCGAAAAAAGACATGATTATTTCAATTGAGGGTATTGGAGAAATTATCGCTGAAAGTGTCGTCGCGTATTTCAGCCTACCAGAAGTAAACGAGCTGATTCAGGAATTGAAAAATAGCCGGGTCAACATGACTTATTTGGGAAAGAAAAAAGAAGAAGTCGCGACAGTCGATTCTTATTTTAATGGAAAAACGATTGTCTTGACAGGGAAATTAACACATTTTACTCGAGAAGAAGCCAAAGAACGCATTGAAAATCTTGGAGGAAATGTAACTGGGAGTGTCTCTAAGAAAACGGATTTGGTTGTTGCGGGTGAAGAAGCCGGCAGTAAGTTGACAAAAGCTGAATCGTTAAATATTCTTGTCTGGGATGAAGATCAGTTGTTGGAAACATTAGAAGGAGAGGAATAA
- the pcrA gene encoding DNA helicase PcrA → MVSRDDLLSGMNPKQKDAVVCTKGPLLIMAGAGSGKTRVLTHRIAYLIEEKNVNPWNILAITFTNKAAKEMKERVARLLKEGGNDVWVSTFHSMCVRILRRDIDRIGYTRAFTISDPGEQQTLMKRILKERNIDPKKYNPRAILGEISNAKNELQTPEDYRKTAASFFEKIVADCYDDYQRELRRNQSVDFDDLIMLTIRLFKESSETLEHYQNKFHYIHVDEYQDTNEAQYTLVNMLADRFKNLCVVGDADQSIYGWRGANMENILNFEKDYPDANTVLLEQNYRSTKLILQAANDVIGNNSKRKVKKLWTDNHDGEKITYYRGQSEGDESRYVISKIQEEMKENNYNYGDFAVLYRTNAQSRVIEDSLLKSNIPYKMVGGHKFYDRKEIKDVLAYLRLIANPDDNMSFERIVNVPKRGIGPGTIEKLRDTSNQYDWSLLETALNVSITPITGKAANELEGFGFMMKDLRQMQEYVPVTELVEEVLKRSGYQKALELERTLESETRLENIQEFLTVTQQFEKENTEDKTLLTFLTDLALVSDLDNLEEEPQSEVTLMTLHAAKGLEFPIVFLIGLEEGIFPLSRSMMEEDQLEEERRLAYVGITRAEKKLYITNAYSRVLYGRTQSNSASRFINEITDEVLELGNQQTLNTPFSRSTASSMQRNQATRATSQVYKAPVASKTSSGADKLAWNVGDKAVHKKWGVGTVVKVTGAANDLQLDIAFKEQGIKRLLAAFAPIEKQGAENDA, encoded by the coding sequence TTGGTATCAAGAGATGACTTATTAAGTGGGATGAATCCCAAGCAAAAAGATGCAGTTGTATGCACAAAAGGACCTCTTTTAATTATGGCCGGAGCAGGAAGCGGAAAAACACGTGTCTTAACACACCGTATTGCCTATCTGATTGAAGAAAAGAATGTTAACCCATGGAATATTTTAGCGATTACATTTACAAATAAAGCGGCTAAGGAAATGAAAGAACGAGTAGCACGTCTTTTAAAAGAAGGCGGAAACGATGTCTGGGTCTCTACTTTCCACTCGATGTGTGTCCGTATTTTACGTCGTGACATTGATCGTATAGGCTATACGCGTGCATTTACAATCAGTGATCCAGGTGAACAACAAACCTTAATGAAACGAATTTTAAAAGAACGGAATATCGATCCTAAAAAATACAATCCTAGAGCAATCTTAGGCGAAATCAGTAACGCTAAAAATGAGTTGCAGACACCCGAAGATTACCGTAAAACGGCAGCAAGTTTTTTTGAGAAGATTGTTGCAGATTGCTACGATGATTACCAAAGAGAACTACGTCGCAACCAATCAGTGGATTTTGATGATTTGATCATGTTGACTATCCGCCTATTCAAAGAAAGCTCTGAAACATTAGAGCACTATCAAAATAAATTTCATTACATTCATGTGGATGAGTACCAAGATACAAATGAAGCACAGTATACTTTAGTAAATATGTTGGCAGATCGATTTAAAAACCTATGTGTTGTTGGAGATGCTGACCAAAGTATCTATGGATGGCGCGGAGCAAATATGGAAAATATCTTGAACTTTGAAAAAGATTATCCAGACGCAAATACTGTTTTACTAGAACAAAATTACCGCTCAACTAAGTTGATTTTACAAGCGGCCAATGACGTGATCGGAAATAATTCAAAACGTAAAGTTAAAAAACTTTGGACGGATAACCACGATGGCGAAAAAATTACGTATTACCGTGGGCAATCTGAAGGGGACGAATCACGTTACGTTATTTCTAAGATACAAGAAGAAATGAAAGAAAACAATTACAATTATGGTGATTTTGCAGTTCTTTACCGTACCAATGCTCAATCGCGTGTTATTGAGGACAGCTTGTTAAAATCGAATATTCCTTATAAAATGGTCGGAGGACACAAGTTCTACGATCGTAAAGAAATCAAAGACGTTCTGGCTTATCTTCGCTTGATTGCCAATCCCGATGACAACATGAGTTTTGAACGGATCGTTAATGTGCCTAAGCGAGGTATTGGCCCAGGAACGATAGAAAAGTTGAGAGATACTTCCAATCAATATGACTGGTCTCTTTTGGAAACAGCTTTAAATGTTTCTATTACACCGATAACTGGAAAAGCGGCTAATGAACTTGAAGGATTTGGATTCATGATGAAAGATCTGCGCCAAATGCAAGAATATGTACCTGTTACGGAATTAGTGGAAGAAGTATTAAAACGTAGTGGTTACCAAAAGGCACTAGAATTAGAACGGACACTTGAATCTGAAACGCGCTTAGAAAATATTCAAGAGTTCTTGACCGTAACCCAACAATTTGAAAAAGAAAATACGGAAGACAAAACATTGCTGACATTCTTAACAGATTTGGCATTGGTTTCTGATTTGGATAATTTGGAAGAAGAACCTCAAAGCGAAGTAACTTTAATGACGCTTCATGCAGCAAAAGGATTAGAATTTCCAATCGTTTTCTTGATTGGTCTGGAAGAAGGCATCTTCCCGTTGTCTCGTTCAATGATGGAAGAAGACCAACTAGAAGAAGAACGTCGCCTGGCTTATGTTGGGATAACACGAGCAGAAAAAAAACTATACATTACAAATGCTTATTCACGAGTTTTATATGGCCGTACACAAAGCAATTCAGCTTCTCGCTTTATCAATGAAATCACGGATGAAGTCTTAGAATTAGGAAATCAACAGACTCTAAATACACCATTTAGCCGTTCCACAGCCAGTTCTATGCAACGCAATCAAGCGACTCGAGCTACTAGTCAAGTATACAAAGCACCAGTAGCCAGCAAAACGTCAAGCGGAGCTGATAAATTAGCATGGAATGTTGGAGATAAAGCTGTTCATAAAAAATGGGGTGTCGGTACAGTAGTCAAAGTTACCGGCGCAGCCAATGACCTCCAACTCGATATAGCCTTTAAAGAACAAGGCATCAAACGCCTCCTAGCAGCATTTGCACCAATAGAAAAACAAGGTGCGGAAAACGACGCTTAG
- a CDS encoding GntR family transcriptional regulator, whose product MSKPKKLEEAAYQYSKKQILTKQWLPQTHITEIGLSKKLGISRTPIRHAFLRLEEEGYIVIEQNKGIRIREKQISLQGFRERLEFMELLLIDYLHFLQIKEIQFKTNSLETIVDQLKRVTLVKEIDVFSDIEFDYWTGFYQYARNTYTTSLFLDTFRSINGQADQEIQGFLQISQPTKIKHFNQILIFLKQSEYALARKEVRILINQLSLIAIQGI is encoded by the coding sequence ATGTCTAAACCGAAAAAACTAGAAGAAGCAGCTTACCAATATAGTAAGAAGCAAATTTTAACCAAGCAATGGTTACCTCAAACACATATTACTGAAATTGGATTGTCAAAAAAGCTAGGCATTAGCCGGACTCCGATTCGACATGCTTTTCTGAGGTTAGAAGAAGAAGGGTACATAGTTATTGAACAAAATAAAGGCATACGAATTCGTGAAAAGCAGATCTCGTTGCAAGGATTTCGTGAACGTTTAGAATTTATGGAACTCCTATTAATTGATTATCTCCACTTTTTGCAAATTAAAGAAATTCAATTTAAAACAAATTCTTTGGAGACGATAGTTGATCAATTAAAAAGGGTAACTCTTGTAAAAGAAATTGATGTTTTTTCAGATATAGAATTTGACTATTGGACTGGTTTTTACCAGTATGCTAGAAATACATATACAACGTCACTATTTTTAGATACATTTAGGAGTATTAACGGACAAGCAGACCAAGAAATTCAAGGTTTTCTGCAGATAAGCCAACCAACGAAAATAAAACATTTTAATCAGATTTTGATTTTTTTGAAACAGAGTGAGTACGCGTTAGCTAGAAAAGAAGTGCGGATTTTAATCAATCAGCTGAGTTTAATTGCGATACAGGGGATTTAG
- a CDS encoding DMT family transporter: MGIEKVKVVIAMLLFGSIGLMVKNIELTSSEIALYRGVLGSLFLLVFMLFKRNKVSYGMLKKNAVVLFFSGTAIGLNWILLFEAYNYTTIANATLSYYFAPVIVMVVSPFLLKEKWMLNKVGSILVAMLGMFLVVGTSNQSSGGHTHSIGIIYGLGAAILYASVIMLNKFVKDLTSLESTMIQLMVASVILAPYVFFTQGFDVVGITITSVPYLIVLGIVHTGLAYVLYFSAMQKLKSQTVALLSYIDPVAAVIMSALFLGEAMSGIQVVGGALILSSTFIGGLKWPKKTSVTLEEKIK, from the coding sequence ATGGGAATAGAAAAGGTAAAAGTTGTGATAGCAATGTTGCTATTTGGATCAATTGGGTTGATGGTCAAAAATATTGAATTGACTTCAAGTGAAATTGCTCTTTACCGTGGAGTATTGGGGAGTTTATTCTTATTGGTTTTCATGCTCTTTAAGAGAAATAAAGTTTCGTATGGGATGTTAAAAAAGAATGCAGTTGTATTGTTTTTTTCTGGAACAGCTATTGGTTTAAACTGGATTTTATTATTTGAAGCCTATAATTACACAACAATTGCCAATGCTACATTGAGCTATTATTTTGCCCCGGTAATCGTGATGGTTGTTTCTCCTTTTTTACTAAAAGAAAAATGGATGCTGAATAAAGTAGGAAGCATTTTGGTAGCTATGTTGGGAATGTTTTTAGTCGTAGGAACAAGCAATCAATCTAGCGGAGGTCACACACATTCGATTGGGATCATTTATGGCTTAGGTGCAGCTATTTTATATGCAAGTGTGATTATGTTAAATAAATTTGTAAAAGATTTAACTAGTTTAGAGAGCACAATGATTCAACTAATGGTTGCTTCTGTGATACTTGCTCCGTATGTCTTCTTTACACAAGGGTTCGATGTAGTAGGGATAACGATCACGTCAGTTCCTTATCTTATCGTTTTAGGAATCGTACATACTGGTTTAGCTTATGTATTGTATTTTTCAGCGATGCAAAAATTAAAGAGCCAAACAGTTGCTCTGTTGAGTTACATTGACCCAGTTGCTGCAGTAATAATGTCAGCACTATTTTTGGGAGAAGCAATGAGTGGGATTCAAGTTGTTGGGGGTGCGTTAATATTGAGTTCAACGTTCATTGGAGGGCTGAAATGGCCTAAAAAAACTTCAGTAACACTAGAGGAGAAAATAAAATAA
- the purB gene encoding adenylosuccinate lyase yields MIERYTRPEMAAIWSEENRYNTWLEVEILAAEAWVELGEIPKEDVQKIRANASFEVERILEIEKETRHDVVAFTRAVSESLGEERKWVHYGLTSTDVVDTAYGYQLKQVNDVLRQDLQKILEVIGEKAKEHKFTVMMGRTHGVHAEPTTFGLKLALWYSEMKRNIERFEHAAKGVEAGKISGAVGTFANVPTFVEKYVCENLGTRAQEISTQVLPRDLHAEYVATMSLIATSIEKFATEIRGLQKSETREVEEFFAKGQKGSSAMPHKRNPIGSENVTGLARVIRGHMVTAYENVTLWHERDISHSSAERIILPDSTILLNYMLNRFGTIVEKLTVFPENMKRNMDATFGLIYSQRVLLKLIDNGMSREAAYDLIQPKTAIAWDEQVLFRPLLEQDEKIMSVLTTEDLDDAFDYNYHLRNVDEIFQRVGLGE; encoded by the coding sequence ATGATAGAACGGTATACAAGACCTGAAATGGCGGCCATTTGGTCAGAGGAGAATCGTTACAACACTTGGTTGGAAGTTGAAATACTTGCTGCTGAAGCTTGGGTTGAACTAGGAGAGATCCCAAAAGAAGATGTTCAAAAGATTCGTGCAAATGCTTCATTTGAAGTTGAGCGTATTTTAGAAATTGAAAAAGAAACCAGACATGACGTTGTAGCTTTTACACGTGCCGTTTCCGAATCATTAGGAGAAGAACGTAAATGGGTTCATTATGGATTAACAAGTACGGATGTCGTGGACACTGCTTATGGGTACCAATTGAAACAAGTAAATGACGTTTTGCGTCAAGATTTGCAAAAAATTCTTGAAGTCATTGGTGAAAAAGCTAAAGAACATAAATTTACAGTTATGATGGGCCGTACTCATGGCGTGCATGCTGAACCGACTACTTTTGGGTTGAAATTAGCTCTTTGGTATTCAGAAATGAAACGCAATATTGAGCGTTTTGAACATGCAGCAAAAGGTGTCGAAGCTGGAAAAATAAGTGGAGCAGTTGGAACATTTGCCAATGTCCCAACTTTTGTTGAAAAGTATGTCTGTGAAAATCTAGGTACAAGAGCACAAGAAATTTCAACTCAAGTTCTGCCACGTGATCTACACGCTGAATATGTGGCTACAATGTCTTTAATTGCTACAAGTATTGAGAAATTTGCTACAGAAATCCGGGGATTGCAAAAATCCGAAACGCGTGAAGTTGAAGAGTTTTTTGCAAAAGGCCAAAAAGGATCATCAGCTATGCCACATAAGCGCAATCCTATTGGTTCTGAAAATGTAACAGGATTAGCACGTGTCATTAGAGGACACATGGTAACAGCATACGAAAATGTTACTCTATGGCATGAACGTGACATCTCTCATTCATCTGCTGAACGTATTATTCTTCCAGATTCAACTATCTTATTAAATTACATGTTAAACCGTTTTGGAACGATTGTTGAAAAATTAACGGTTTTTCCAGAAAACATGAAACGTAATATGGATGCAACATTTGGATTGATTTACAGCCAACGTGTATTGCTTAAGTTGATTGATAATGGCATGAGCCGTGAAGCTGCATATGATTTGATCCAACCAAAAACAGCAATAGCTTGGGACGAACAAGTATTATTCCGTCCTTTACTTGAACAAGATGAAAAAATCATGTCTGTATTGACGACCGAAGACCTTGATGATGCTTTTGATTACAACTATCATTTAAGAAATGTAGATGAAATCTTCCAAAGAGTTGGTCTAGGTGAATAA
- the purK gene encoding 5-(carboxyamino)imidazole ribonucleotide synthase — protein sequence MIVLSNLISPGKMIGIIGGGEIARMLALSAKKMGYRIGVLDPEKGCPAAQVADWQIIASFDNQKALMDFAMKCDVVTYECDTIDANSIIRMKKTVSVPQGADLLSITQDRLLEKAYLEASNINLAPYATIVTVEDIKGAIDGIGFPCVLKTINERHNEKDRFVLQSEEDIPKAIYLLKMGTCVMEAWIPFERELSVMVARNHANEVVVFPVSENIHRNSILQESIVPARVNQYVEEEIERIARAVAEKFELIGVLGIELFITSSGTLYVNEVIPRPHHSGNYSIEACSMSQYDAHIRAICGWPLPEIELITPAVTVTILSENEAAAKVQIQLKPDWNFYYYGKENPEKGQKIGHITVATKDIEKTLSTISDTGIYE from the coding sequence GTGATAGTTTTGTCTAATCTAATTAGTCCAGGGAAAATGATTGGGATCATTGGTGGCGGAGAAATAGCACGCATGTTAGCTTTATCTGCTAAAAAAATGGGCTATCGGATAGGTGTATTGGATCCTGAAAAAGGGTGTCCAGCAGCTCAGGTTGCAGATTGGCAAATAATTGCTTCATTTGATAATCAAAAAGCATTGATGGATTTTGCAATGAAATGCGATGTAGTTACATATGAATGTGACACGATTGATGCAAATTCAATAATAAGAATGAAAAAGACAGTATCTGTTCCACAAGGTGCTGATTTATTGTCTATTACTCAAGATCGATTATTAGAAAAAGCTTATTTAGAAGCCAGCAATATCAATTTGGCCCCTTATGCCACAATCGTTACAGTGGAAGACATTAAAGGAGCAATAGACGGGATTGGATTTCCTTGTGTATTGAAGACCATTAATGAACGACATAATGAAAAAGATCGTTTTGTTCTTCAAAGTGAAGAAGATATTCCAAAAGCAATTTATCTATTGAAAATGGGTACATGTGTAATGGAAGCTTGGATACCGTTTGAACGGGAATTATCTGTCATGGTTGCACGAAATCATGCTAATGAAGTAGTCGTTTTTCCAGTATCAGAAAATATCCATCGAAATTCAATTTTACAGGAAAGTATCGTTCCAGCTCGAGTGAATCAGTATGTTGAAGAAGAAATAGAACGCATCGCTAGAGCTGTTGCTGAAAAGTTTGAATTGATAGGGGTGTTAGGAATTGAACTGTTTATCACTTCCAGTGGTACACTTTATGTAAATGAAGTGATTCCAAGACCTCATCACTCAGGAAACTATAGTATTGAAGCCTGTTCTATGTCGCAATATGATGCCCATATTCGTGCGATTTGCGGTTGGCCATTACCTGAAATTGAGTTAATTACCCCAGCAGTCACTGTGACTATTTTAAGTGAAAATGAAGCAGCAGCAAAGGTCCAAATTCAATTAAAGCCGGATTGGAACTTTTATTATTATGGCAAAGAAAACCCAGAAAAAGGGCAAAAGATAGGCCATATTACAGTAGCAACCAAAGATATCGAAAAAACACTGTCTACCATTTCGGATACAGGAATATATGAATAG